A region of the Gouania willdenowi chromosome 1, fGouWil2.1, whole genome shotgun sequence genome:
ACCGTTAGAAAAACCCCGGAAACGACCGGCGACCCAGAACCGCAAAGCATTCTGGGAGATGCAGGCAGATGAACAGCTTGAACTGCTCCAAAGTAGCTGCGTACATTAGCAGTTTCATGTTTCACCGCAGATATACCGGTGCTTGGTTCCCGCAAACACATTGACAGAGAGAAAGATGAATGCTGAAAACTCCACTAtagcatgctaagctaagctaacccacagACACatcagactgggctaagagctcaTGCTAACCACGGACAGACCAGGTAAAAAATACACGgcttactgtcatcaaaccacaaatGGCCACTGATTTACTTattgtcagatttaacacttgtatggaagaataaaagctaacatgtcacacattgtgtaacacaatttcatttaatttaattatatttcacatgttcagACAAAGCTGGCCCCatcacagtaatgtaactattgtgataaTTACACCAGAATATCCTGTTAGTACTGCTCTtagtaatgaatgaataaattatcAAGTCTGATCTTGTTTAGTTATAGgaagagatatttatcaactaTAATTTTATGTaacattatcagatataaaataatcaagattcagcagcagtggtttatactaaacagtaaaaacactattggagttattttcttttttttttttgaaaatgttattataaatgaggaaatagaTGCCAAAATTGCCCCcataatatttatatacatacCCTGCTGTTCATTTCATGTcagagatgttagttctacctcaggtgtgcactgataatttatcaaatatgttgcacattttgtttgattaagcatttatttaatgtctgtatttgtttattttttaattgaggtttttaagtttatttccattgttttatttgaaacgTAATCTTTAAAAAGAGGTAAACAAAagtaggtaaaaaaataaaaataaataattaccgATATCGACTGATATGAAACACTTATATCGTAGAACATGTTTCaggcatatcgcccagccctactccaAAGGATAACTTGCTCAGTGAAAGTCTCACCAGACAAGGACAATGTCGTAGAGGAGCACGAAACATGGAGGGAAAACCTCCTACATGGAGCACACCATTGTCAGATAGAGGAAGTGACTGATATCAAGAACCACCAGTGACTGGACAAACAGACAACCCACAGACACCAATCATCCTGATGCTACTTTATCACTTTCCATATGATGTCGATATTGCGGCCATGAGTACTGACTGATACCGATATTAATCCGATACGTTGTCAACCACACATACTTgcatgacttattttgtagtttggAACATTAGAAAAGTCTGGATCAAGTGacattactcaaacagagaacaatagtcagagaAAAAATATACCCATTATTATAACCAACAggttataataatgataataatgataatgataataataataataataataataataataatgcattggattttatgttgcactttttcatagacactcaaagtcctttacagaattaagggattattctttcactccacacacagtggtggtaagctattattgtagccacagttgccctggggcagactgacagaagcgaggcagccatagtgtgccatcggtccctctgaccatcaccaacacactacattcatacttgGCCCAGGGACACAACAACAGTGACTTAGCTcgagtgggattcaaacccccgaCTCTTTGGTTATTAAATgccccactctaccactgatctACAGTCGCCCCACGGTTGTTACATTCATTTTAACCCCAAACATAAAAATGttctacaattaaaaaaatttttttttttttttttaaatgaataaactgataataaaaaagactgtgaaaagtatcattaataaatccaataacaacaaaattatgatttttaagTGCAAAAAAAACCACTACTACAACCTAAACATAAGAACATTCCACTCTACTTCACTCAAGGATAACACGATCTGTTGCAAGTAATTCCATCTAGTCTAGTTTTATGTCTTTAAAGTACCCTAAAGCTACAGAAAGCTTTGTGAACCTGGTTTAAAATACACCACTACAATTGGGAAGAATAACTCCTGTTGTCAGAAAGGcttaaatcaaacaaaatggACACCATCTAGTTCAGCAATTGGCAGCTTTCCTATTTGTTCCCTGACAAAACTTAGGGTGTAACCTACTTCAAAAGGCGTAGCCTTAGAAAAACAAATCTTAACGGTCCCCAGTGATTGGATAAACATGCAGGAGGATGTGATCGTGGAGGTTTCTGTGCAAAGGATAAGAAAAAAGGTTCCCTCACCTTACAGCGCAGGCAGGAGTGCTGTCCCAGTCTGTTACAggaaacacctgaaacacaaaccACGGTGTAATAAACAATCACGTTTACCAGACTGCACACCAAAACCCTTCTGTGGAGAGGTAATGTGTTTACACATTAACCACAAATATGTTCTGAATGACAGAGAATGACTCACATTTGAATGTCTCTGCCTGAAGAACTTGGCAGCTGGCCTGGTGCTCAAACTGATCATCCTCGCACAGGAAGTTCTGACAGAACGAGCAGCGAAAAATCCGCCCTCCTATTCACATAGTCACAACAACTTAATGTCTTCACTGTCATGCTTATGTGAGCTGGTGAAATTGAATCAATCTCTCACCATGGTCCCAGACACTGCGCTCGCACTCGATGCAGTCTGCATCAGTCAGCGGACACACACAGGAGTGAGTGCTCAGACATTTCCTCCCGTGGCACACCCAGGCTTCACAGAAGTCACATACAGCCCCCTTGTTGAAAAGACGAGAAGTTCACAAGCATTAGGAACATCCCTACAGAGGCAGAGACGATAGTAACACTACTCCAGCTCATTTATTGTCTTCCATCTTAAACACCATCCACATTCGGCTTATATTAAGATTATATTCACTTGCCAATGAGCACAAACAGTGTTGGAGACGTGGAACTCACCACCATGCCCATTCCAGTGCTGTGAATTCCAGGATGCTTGATGACACAATCTGATGACTTCATGCACTTtgttttacctaaaaaaaaaataaataaaaaaataaaaatttttaaGGTATGTACTCACATAATTCTCCATCACAGTGTCTTTAATTTGGTaatcattttcaaaatataGATTTGCTTTACCGGTGAGTACAAACACTACAGACATGCAGGAATTTAATGATGATGTTATTtgagtcagtgattctcaactggtgggtcgcggacctgtactgggtgggtcgcgaacagctggtcaaaaattaattaatacttaatgtctctcgtgttggacttgtcttttattttgaaagaaacttttcttttgacagtcatgctgtgaaatgcatgttacacaggaaaatatatagatttatgtttaaaaaaagattatatatgtgtgttttcaacagctgttttAGAAAAAATTAATGTGGTtggttgaataaaaaaaaactgggtcacgatttaatgaccgtggtaaaatgtgggtcccagggtgagaccagttgagaacccctgatttaagtGATTTCCtactcaaatataaatatatggcTGCACAGAGTTCAGCAGGAGGAACTGGTTTTAAGTCAGATTGTAAATCTAGAGCAGATGCacttatttgaaataaaaataaataaataaaaataaaatgtgcatgCCGGGCTGTCCAGGAGCAACACTTATCTTGCTAATGCCTTGCATCGGTGATCACCCAAAGACACACTTGACTTCCATAGAAATAGTTGAAGATGATCTCATCTTACAGCAGTTACAAAAAAGCCGACACAATTCACACACCGTGTTTACCAGGAAACACTAAGGCTTCCTATCCAGTGGAAGTTTCAGTGATAAATCTAGTCTACAGTTTGTTCACCTGCATTTTAAAGATGATGGTAATGTAGGGTACAACCTGTCTAATCAAACCAATCTATTagagcactcacacacactaatttaGTCCGTACAACTTTAGAGACCAATAAACCATAATCAATGCACTCATGTAGGAACATGCAAACACTTCATGCTCTCAAGctacaataaatattcaaagtCCTCcttattgtaaatgtaattggtgTAATTGGTGAATTAGTGAAATTATTTAATGTAGAACTCCATATTTTACTACATTTGCAGGTCTCCATTTAAAAGGAGATTTCTCATCTCTATGGGACTTCCTGGCAGTAACTGCgtagttgataattaattacaattacggtgtaattagggggccaagcccgcggggccagggaactgcgtatgtaagcatacgcggttcctaggaccagcggtgctaggaaccctattgtaatcgtaaggatttttattatatttattatgtttccccggtaaaagtggtgctgcaggctaaaccatGCAAGGTAGGGCGATGCCCTTTGGGGGGTCGGTCCAGACCACCCCGcataccttggacgcaaaaattcacatatgtccgccagcaggtggcgctataacaaaggtcaatgcgttttggccaataactcccacaccgtttgttgcaaatttaaaaccttcatatccacagattccttgactagcactgaatcacctgggctaggccacgcccatttccgcctgaACTTCTCGcggagcaaaatcgcaaaaactggaaaacctactttttcgaaatcctccttggggttttgtccaatcagcgtgaaacttggcacgtttCACTCGCCACAAGACCGTCATCctttgtgacgtacttccacgggctccgcgaaacctgtgggccgagtcgcgcgggaaggcttggccccctttcataactgcttgcagttctagttataattgtaactgtaattaaaaacatttgttgctgttgtcatcataactgaattgtaattgagttcagataattgactttgtaatggaaaatctaaaaaaaaaaaaactatttcattaAAATGCAAGTTCTATGGCTTAACAGGGTTAGTGAATTTTACATCTGATTGAAGACattggtcaaaactgacccgttatcataaatTATGCTAACACAAGTGGAAGGATACGTTTTATTGGCGTATTTATtgaaggctcagtaattgtgattaattgaatttgaactttagtaattgagaacgtaactataattgactttcagtagaaaaataataattgtaattttaattgtaattggaaaaaatgctcgTCACCGTAATCAAGATTTagtcgtaattgaacatggataattgaagacatgattgtaatttaaaaaaaaatgtaattaaccccatCCCTGCTTCCTGGTAAACAAaggtaaaagaaaaagtaattttaaaaaaattaaattctaCCAAGATTTCAGCAGCTTTTAGCTTCGTCAAACAATTAAGATTTGAGTCACACATATTAAAGGTCCTTCCAGCAGTGTCTCAGGAATAATGTTTATCCATTTGTACACCTAACCCATCTAGTGATGGTGTAATAATTTAATCTAAGTAAGGaggataaatgaatgaatggagaCCCGTGTTTCTACTCACCACACTGAGCGCAGACAGGCAGCTTCTGCACTGAGCTGCAGAAGTAACAGAATGCTCTGTTCTTCTGTTTTCTGTTAGGATTCATTACATAGAAGCCATTTTTAGCACAAACCTCGAATTATAATTTATCATAAGCAGTTCAATGTGTAAAGAATAAATGTATGTTTGGCTTACCTCTGACACTTATCACACTCctacagaacaaaaacaacaacatacagttAGTTAAACTCATGACGTGTGTGCATGGCTGTGGTGCTACTGGTGGGTTGGTGACACACCATGTTGGAGTTGCACGGGTGTTTGGCCACATCCACATGTTCCCGGTTAGCTCGactctgtttctctctctctttgcggCTTTCGGCCTTTTTTCGGGCGCCGGTCTTCTTTTTTGGCATTTCGGGATTCCCAGTGAACGCTGGGATCGTTTAGCttcatataaaataaaacaaacacaaatgtaacCAGTACAGAATACACACGGGGACAaattcagattgtttttttgttttttttaacaacactCAGCTACAGTCAGAAACACGCAAAGGCAAATTAAACGAGAGGGTTAACATTTCTAACATAATACtacttttattaaataaactagGTCAAATGTCAGTTCATCCAGCGGCTCCAGCTTATCAAATACACCGACACAAAATGTCCCTTACTGTACACTAAAGTCATCTGTGCTCACTGTAAAAAGGACAAAACTAGCTAGAAATTTCATCAATAGCATCATATATTTAGTGTtataaagattaaagattatatgtgtaataatgttttgtttttttacccaaAACGATGAACACGGTGAATTCTGCCGAGTCCGTCTTTTAAAAGTGTCCGtaggaaacacaaacaaaacaaaaggttCCGCCGGTGTAAACTTATTCCCCTCGACCAGCagcaaaaccaaaagaatatttTCGGATTCAAATACATCAGTATGAATTCATGCGTTATATGAAGTTTGTATATAGATATAAATAATCACGTATTCATATTATGGTAGAACTTCTGTGCAGGATGGGAATGCGGATATTTACTCCCATAATTTAGGGACAACAAATATAGATTCACCAGAATATCTAATTATACTGTAAAGAGGAAACTGAATTTGTGACTGTCCTTCTCTATACTCTATGATAGTCCTGTGAAGATGGACATGCGACCTATCCTGGTGTGCCCTGAGTCTGACGTCTGCAAACACAGATGGTTGGATGGGTAGGATGCTATAGTGGAGGggttgtttttcaaatattgaGGTGAGCTTTGTCGCTTAAAAAGAAGTGTTGCATTCTCAAACATGTATGtatgtttacaaaatatttaaattaagaatatatatatttttttatttttattttttttaaaaaaacaaggtttCAAAACAGGTCATGTAAAAGTGACAAATTCACCACTACTTTCATGCGTTTGTTTAGGACTGGTACAGTATATGTCACCCATCACAGAAGTAGTGAATTGTGGCTCAACTATTTTAAGACAATATACCCACGTCAAATAGAATATTTCCTGAATCTTAAAAAGGTCAAAATAtcaaaagaaatacacacacacacaatcacacacacacacacacgcacacaagcacacacaaacatggcTTAAATTCTGGGTTACTGTGGCACATGAATTGTGCTAGATTTATTTAACAAATCATTCTTGTGAAAATGTGTGTATATCATCTCAT
Encoded here:
- the znf330 gene encoding zinc finger protein 330, which encodes MPKKKTGARKKAESRKEREKQSRANREHVDVAKHPCNSNMECDKCQRKQKNRAFCYFCSSVQKLPVCAQCGKTKCMKSSDCVIKHPGIHSTGMGMVGAVCDFCEAWVCHGRKCLSTHSCVCPLTDADCIECERSVWDHGGRIFRCSFCQNFLCEDDQFEHQASCQVLQAETFKCVSCNRLGQHSCLRCKACYCDDHAKSKVFKQEKGKAPPCPKCGHETQETKDLSMSTRSLKFGRQAGADDDYYDDGASGYDAYWKNVASGGGGDPQDDYGEDDDEDEYEEDEEDEEDEDDDGASESLAGLKLDETAA